Proteins from a genomic interval of Zingiber officinale cultivar Zhangliang chromosome 1B, Zo_v1.1, whole genome shotgun sequence:
- the LOC122048327 gene encoding uncharacterized protein LOC122048327, whose translation MSLEVRHYHCRFSLSGFYIMDIFRRARHRRHHSSIGQIDSPSDRMVPTPSPQAGPSRGQSPAEPSHGQSPAGPSRGPSLAGPSCGQSPAGPSCGQSPAGPSHGQSPVGPSCGQSPAGPSHGQSPAGPSCGQSPAGPSHGHSPSPLESPIPARHSTVDIADARLHIVPLGDSFENSVTVVREINQIVNNFWKGDSMSYSSTPAPTKELWWCEFKRLFSWDPYFEMEVKRIFKKKCGDHIRHVLNHAKSTGKKPPFITTDNWVRICNFWQTYECKERSLRNKINQAYNSGDSRAIYAGGSINIEEHSRRLSRDLGKEPDFIDTFVRTFQKKDKTWSGDRARIIKGW comes from the exons AT GTCATTAGAGGTGAGACATTATCACTGCAGATTCTCGCTCTCTGGCTTTTATATTATGGATATT TTTCGACGGGCACGCCATAGACGACACCATTCAAGCATTGGCCAGATTGATTCACCGTCTGATAGGATGGTACCTACGCCCTCCCCTCAGGCAGGACCTTCTCGTGGGCAGTCGCCAGCAGAACCTTCTCATGGCCAGTCGCCGGCAGGACCCTCACGTGGACCGTCCTTGGCAGGACCTTCATGTGGCCAGTCACCGGCAGGACCTTCATGTGGCCAGTCACCGGCAGGACCTTCACATGGCCAGTCACCGGTAGGACCTTCATGTGGCCAGTCACCGGCAGGACCTTCACATGGCCAGTCACCGGCAGGACCTTCATGTGGCCAGTCACCGGCAGGACCTTCACATGGCCATTCACCTTCCCCACTTGAGTCGCCGATACCTGCCAGACACTCAACCGTTGATATTGCCGACGCTCGACTGCATATAGTCCCTCTTGGAGACTC ATTTGAAAATTCAGTAACTGTTGTTCGTGAGATTAATCAAATTGTGAATAACTTTTGGAAAGGAGACTCAATGTCATACTCAAGCACTCCAGCACCCACAAAAGAACTCTGGTGGTGCGAGTTTAAG CGATTATTTAGTTGGGACCCTTATTTTGAGAtggaagttaaaagaattttcaaaaagaaatgtgGTGATCACATTCGGCATGTATTAAACCATGCCAAAAGTACTGGAAAAAAGCCTCCCTTTATCACGACGGACAATTGGGTTAGGATCTGCAATTTTTGGCAAACTTATGAGTGCAAAGAAAGGAGTTTgcggaataaaataaatcaagcttATAATTCTGGAGACTCACGTGCAATATATGCAGGAGGATCTATAAATATCGAGGAGCATTCACGTAGATTG TCTAGGGATTTGGGAAAAGAGCCCGATTTTATAGACACTTTCGTCCGCACTTTTCAAAAAAAAGACAAGACTTGGAGTGGAGATAGAGCTAGAATAATTAAG GGTTGGTAG